Sequence from the Spirochaetales bacterium genome:
CATCCGGCGGGTCCAGAATGTCGTAGCATCCCCGCTTCAAATGCCAGATCCCCCCATATTCGTAGTCTCTTGCATCACCAACGATGTCTGCCTTTACCGGGTTTTCTGTAATATAGTCAAATGCGTGCAGATATTGTCCCAGGCTGTTTATCACCGTACTATGGAAGCGGTCATACCACACATGGCCTGTTAGTTCGAACTCTTTATTATAGTTCATTGCAAAGACCGATAATATCCACTGCATGATCCGTGACAGG
This genomic interval carries:
- a CDS encoding transposase, with translation MRKPRKLVDGARYHVTARANRKEFILESANIKKLFMNTIKRAKKKYRFALTTFCVMGNHVHLMIEPLKNESLSRIMQWILSVFAMNYNKEFELTGHVWYDRFHSTVINSLGQYLHAFDYITENPVKADIVGDARDYEYGGIWHLKRGCYDILDPPD